From the genome of Deltaproteobacteria bacterium CG11_big_fil_rev_8_21_14_0_20_49_13:
AGTGTATGCCCGTTTGGGAACGTCAGGAGAAGAGAAATATTCCCAGATTGTTTTCCAGATATTTATTACGGTTACGGGCATCGCTCCTCTTCCTTCAAAGACAAGATATTTTCCGTCTTCAATTCTTACACTTGAATAATCATTATCTTTATCGTCACGTCCATCAGTTTCAACGCCTGCGATTACAGAGTATTCACCATTCAGATCAGTCTCGTAATTATGATAGACGCCATAAACAGG
Proteins encoded in this window:
- a CDS encoding transcriptional regulator, coding for MKPKESIVKSKHITGICVRTKNEKEMNPSTAQLPRFWGKFHQEELISKIPYKLSSSPVYGVYHNYETDLNGEYSVIAGVETDGRDDKDNDYSSVRIEDGKYLVFEGRGAMPVTVINIWKTIWEYFSSPDVPKRAYTTDYEVYKGPDEVAIYIAIK